The sequence GGGTGAAGCCAGGGAGGTCAGCACAGGAGGGTCTTCCAGCTCCCGGCTCCTGCTGGGACGGCCGGACCTCCCTGCGCTGGCAGGGCCGGGGTCAACGCcccggcagcggggccgggccgggctctaATCCGGTTAGGGGGGATTAGCGCGCAGGTTTAAAGGCCGGAGCGGCGCGGGGAAGGGGTGCGCCGGAGAGGAAGCGGCCGGGGCCGAGCAGCGGGGCAGCGCGGCCGGCAGCGTGTGAGTGAgccgggggcgggccgggggcggccgTCCCGCAGCTCCGCCACCGCCCGGGGGCTCCGGGCCCGGCGCCCTCGCTGCCCAGACGTAACCTTTTGTCCTCACTCCCTGCGCGCTCCGTAGTGTAGACGATGCCAGCCATCAACATCGAGGACCTGAGCGAGAAGGACAAACTGAAAATGGAAGTGGAGCAGCTCCGGAAAGAAGTGAAGCTGGAAAGGCAGCCGGTGAGCGGGCGCGGAGAGGGGGCCGGAGCTGTCCGGGGCCGGGTGTGGAGCGGGGGGCGAGCCCGTTCCtcccggggcggcggggccgggcggggctgTGGGAGCCGCTCGTCCGCAGAGCCCCGGCTGTTTTGGGACGGCCGCGCTTTGCACCGACGGTCCTGCCACCACTTTGGGTCAGGGGCCGGGGACGGCGCTGTTGGCACAGCGCTGCTAACACCGCGTAGGAGCGCCGGTCCTTGCCGGGGGAGGCTGTGGAGCCCGGGGGAAGGAGCGCATCATCGCTGGGATAAAGCGCCCCGAGGGGCTGGCACGGACCGGCCCGCCGCGGCAGGATTTGGCACCCCTTAACTTAATCCCGGTGGATTTGGCACCCCTTAACTTCTCCTCCCCTCGAGTCCCTGGCGCCCAAGGCCGGCACAAGACCGCCTTGCCGGGCGAGGGAGGAGCGCGTCGCGCTGTTCCCCCCTTCTGTAGCAGAACGCCCAGGAACGTGCTGGTGCTAGGGGAGGATGGCcctcccctgggcagccagggcagccccatcGCGGCACTGCGCCCTGCCTGGCCCCTAGCCGGGTCTCGGCTGCCCGCGTCCCCGCCCAGCTTCCCGTGCCGTGCAGCGCCCGGACAGCAGCCAGAGCACCGCCCGTGCCGAGCCGTGACCCACCCAGCCTTGTTCCATAGACATCTAGACATTCACACTGATTGTTCCTTCCCACAATTACTTTCCCCTTAAAGGTTTATGGTTTTGTGCATTTTCTATAGACGAAAGATGTGCAGAACTGATCATACTCTATGatgaaactaatttttttttttaattctgcatgCTAGCAGAGGCAAATTACACCTAAATAAAACCCTTCAAGTTAGGAccaaaaatacatttgtatGTGGGGATCAGTAGCATTAGTCACGTTGATTACATTGAAGGTCTAGGCTTTACCCCAAGAATAAAAATGCCAATGCTGAAGTTATGTTTTAGCTGTGAGTTGGGTATCAGTGATTGTAGATATTACATTATAGTCTAAAGCTCTAGCAGTATTGAGGGCTCAACGTCCAACTAGTGTTGATACCTATGTCATCTCTCAAAGATAATTCGTAGACAACTGAAATACACTCTGCAGGACATAAAGttttggaaataataataattctaaATACTTGTCTACATTTTTGGAATAAACCAAAACCCTGATCACTTTAGGAAAATGggtatttttcaattttcctaTAGTGAAGCATGTTTAATTCTACCAGTGCATTGTAACAGAAGTTTTGCTGTGAGAATAAAATCGGTGTTGTCATTGTCACAGTCCCCTGGTGCCTGTATGGGTGTTACAGGGACTGGGAAATGCAGAAACCACATTACTGTTGGTACCAAAAGCAAAACGTCAGACAAAATTTTCTTGACACCCACTAACaactttacaaaataaaaaggaaatgggCTTTGGAATGAATAAAAATTTCTAAATGTATATTTAAGCAGACTTTTTTTCTTATAAGTTAAAGTGATCCTGGCAGTGCTGACTGAAGTAAAACCCTGGTCCTTCATATACTTTGGCGTGCAACTGTGCTATGGTGTTGTTAGGTGCTCCGGTTTGAATGAACAAAGTTGGCAAGGCACAGAAGAACAAGACACGTATAATGGGATTTCTAGGTGTAGCTTCTTCTTTGCTCTAAGGCAGCTAGATCTTATTTTATGCACTGTTTAATTGGGAATTAACTCTGTTCCTTCTGATGGCTTAAAGCTTAATTTTGCACAGGCCATGCTCTGTTGTCTGTGATGCAGCAAGTAAATTCATTGGTTCTCTTGTTGTAGTTTtacctttgaaataaaatataattaacaGAGGAGGCAAGGGGCCTTAAATTAGAAATACTAATCATCTAGCggcctggccagcagctggttcctgctgctgactcagcacagcagtaccacTGCAGGGCCTGCGGGTAGGAAGGGAGGaggtggggacagagcaggagtgTGTCCTCAGGCATGTCAGGTATTTGAGCATCTAGGGACAGtttctgctggcacagagagcaAGAGATGTGTGTGCACAAGGAACGTCAGGAGCCCCAGATGTTCACTTGTGCACTCTCAGACTCCACAGACACCATTACCACATGTGCTGCATGTGTCAGTGAACAAAACTAAACACCCTTCTTCTTCCTAGGTGGGTTCTATGCAGGCTTGCCTACATCAGTGCTAGTTTGGTATGAATGCTATGGGAACTATTATGGTCTCAGAACACAACAGGCTCTTTTATTGACCATTGTTTGAAATGACCCCAGGTAACCAGTAAATAAGTTGTCTTTCCTAGTTAGACCCTCATTCAAGGTGCATCATTGCCATAGTAGAACTGCAAAGTAAGAATTGGTATTACCACTGAAAAATCATTGCTGAATGTTTTGTTTGTGAAAAAACACATAAAGCCATAAATACTTTGAATTGAAAGTTACTGACCCTGAAACTACTGACCATAAGTCAtgctggtgctgagggagaGTGTGATCCCCAGCTTAATGAAACTAGATCGGCTAATTATGAACACAAGTTTAACTATGCAGCAATGGCTGTTCGGAGTTGCATTTACATTCCCAGAGACACTCACATGCTCTGTCAATATCAGGCTGtgaaaagagaggaaggaagctGAGTATGCACGTGCTTAGTGCTCTGTGGCCAGATGTTTTATGTTTGGTGGGAAGGTGAATGAGAGAGAATATAAATTCATGGGTTTCCTCCACTGATAAACATTTCCCACGGCCGTAACGCAGACacttttctgtcctttccctCGAGGTGTCCAAGTGCTCCGAAGAGATCAAGAACTACATCGAGGAGCGGTCGGGAGAGGACCCGCTGGTGAAGGGGGTCCCCGAAGACAAGAACCCCTTCAAGGAGAAGGGAGGCTGTGTCATCGCTTAGGAGAAGGAGCCCTGCGCCTGCCTCTGCAGCAGACATTCCTCCCTTACCCGTAGGAAGCGACTAGCGCGTCCCCACCGCCGCCGGTCTGTGTCGAACGAGCACAGGAGcggatttatttttattttctatttctccttacaaaaat comes from Zonotrichia leucophrys gambelii isolate GWCS_2022_RI chromosome 2, RI_Zleu_2.0, whole genome shotgun sequence and encodes:
- the LOC135443058 gene encoding guanine nucleotide-binding protein G(I)/G(S)/G(O) subunit gamma-11; translated protein: MPAINIEDLSEKDKLKMEVEQLRKEVKLERQPVSKCSEEIKNYIEERSGEDPLVKGVPEDKNPFKEKGGCVIA